Proteins from a genomic interval of Clostridium cochlearium:
- the cobO gene encoding cob(I)yrinic acid a,c-diamide adenosyltransferase — protein sequence MSNKGYVQVYTGNGKGKTTAALGLSLRATCAGKKVFFGQFTKGMNYSELKAPEILPNFTLEQFGRNAFIFGTPSKADIEEAKKGLKRAEEVLTSGEYDVVVFDEINIALFYELFSVQEVLDLLDKKAEHTEVILTGRYAPQEIIDRADLVTEMREIKHYYTQGVPCRKGIEN from the coding sequence ATGTCAAATAAAGGATATGTTCAAGTATATACTGGCAATGGTAAAGGTAAAACTACAGCGGCTTTAGGTTTATCTTTAAGAGCTACTTGTGCTGGTAAAAAAGTATTTTTTGGTCAATTTACAAAGGGAATGAATTATAGTGAATTAAAAGCTCCAGAAATACTTCCAAATTTCACATTAGAACAGTTTGGAAGAAATGCTTTCATATTTGGTACACCTTCAAAAGCTGATATAGAGGAAGCGAAAAAAGGGTTAAAAAGAGCAGAGGAAGTTCTAACATCAGGTGAATATGATGTTGTAGTTTTTGATGAAATAAATATAGCTTTATTTTATGAATTATTTTCAGTTCAAGAAGTTTTAGATTTATTAGATAAAAAAGCAGAACATACTGAAGTAATATTAACAGGAAGATATGCACCACAAGAGATAATAGACAGAGCAGATTTAGTTACAGAAATGAGAGAAATAAAACATTACTATACTCAAGGAGTTCCTTGTAGAAAAGGAATAGAAAATTAA
- a CDS encoding ATP-binding protein, producing the protein MTKDLSTMETLFQAMTDDMRANIEKLFNIAEKDKEKTAQLMNLVEHKIKFVSIESKRYWKPIINYSRCDKCKKCIEVCSKVYYFNNEKNRVEIKGENCELLCKDCQNVCKQDAIDLPNRKDMLDYFYIE; encoded by the coding sequence TTGACAAAGGATTTGTCTACTATGGAAACTTTATTCCAAGCTATGACAGATGATATGAGAGCAAATATAGAAAAATTATTTAATATAGCAGAAAAAGATAAAGAAAAGACTGCTCAACTCATGAATTTAGTAGAACATAAAATAAAATTTGTTTCAATAGAAAGCAAACGATATTGGAAACCAATTATAAATTACAGTAGATGTGATAAATGTAAAAAATGTATAGAAGTTTGTAGTAAAGTATATTATTTTAACAATGAAAAAAATAGAGTGGAAATAAAAGGTGAAAATTGTGAATTATTATGTAAAGATTGTCAAAATGTATGCAAGCAGGATGCTATAGATTTACCAAATAGAAAAGATATGTTAGACTATTTCTATATAGAATAA
- the cobO gene encoding cob(I)yrinic acid a,c-diamide adenosyltransferase: MEEKGYIQVYTGNGKGKTTAALGLALRATCAGKKVFMGQFVKGMKYSELNAINYLPYFVIERFGKNCFIYNDPTEDDINRAVKGLKRIEEVINSEEYDVVILDEVNIALFYNLFSPEDVIKILDKKPEKTEIILTGRYAPQEIIDRADLVTEMAEIKHYYYKGVKCRKGIEN; this comes from the coding sequence ATGGAGGAGAAAGGATATATTCAAGTTTATACAGGGAATGGTAAAGGAAAGACTACAGCAGCATTAGGTCTAGCATTAAGAGCAACTTGTGCAGGAAAAAAAGTTTTTATGGGGCAATTTGTCAAGGGAATGAAATATAGTGAATTAAATGCTATAAACTATTTACCCTATTTTGTTATAGAAAGGTTTGGAAAGAATTGTTTCATATATAATGACCCCACTGAAGATGATATAAACAGAGCAGTCAAGGGCTTAAAAAGGATTGAAGAAGTAATAAATTCTGAGGAATATGATGTAGTAATTTTAGATGAAGTAAATATAGCCTTGTTTTATAATTTATTTTCACCAGAGGATGTTATAAAAATTTTAGATAAAAAACCTGAAAAAACAGAAATTATTTTAACAGGAAGATATGCACCACAAGAAATAATAGATAGAGCAGATTTAGTTACAGAGATGGCAGAAATAAAACACTATTATTATAAAGGTGTTAAATGTAGAAAAGGTATAGAAAATTAA
- a CDS encoding polysaccharide deacetylase family protein has protein sequence MKQDKDYGMNLYSENKRRNRKNRKRRRRRTIFLLAVLIVFAGGIWIKSSINKKKVLSNNEKQQEIIENKEKNDDEKLQENEKNKEIKDNAEEDKTDNDKKEDKGLLVGQDGLKRDKNNTIVMTVDEIWGNADKKKIAFLTFDDGPSMYTPQILDILKKYNVKATFFVLGTSVESNPEYLKREVEEGHAIGNHTYSHNIKYFGNYTPQGFVQDVKKCDNAIKSVLGQDFKTNLVRFPGGSFNHKSYENELLNAGFKHIDWNIENGDARRLNVPKEELLNNVKRDMVNHNHLVILMHDSATKKTTVESLPELIEYLKGQGFEFGIISQNN, from the coding sequence ATGAAGCAAGATAAAGATTATGGAATGAATTTGTACTCGGAAAATAAAAGAAGAAATAGGAAAAATAGAAAAAGAAGAAGAAGACGAACTATATTTCTGCTTGCTGTTTTAATTGTATTTGCAGGAGGCATATGGATTAAAAGTTCTATTAATAAGAAAAAAGTTTTATCCAATAATGAAAAACAACAAGAAATTATAGAAAATAAAGAGAAAAATGATGATGAAAAACTTCAAGAAAATGAGAAAAATAAAGAAATAAAAGATAATGCAGAAGAGGATAAAACCGATAATGATAAAAAAGAGGACAAGGGTCTTTTAGTTGGACAAGATGGTCTTAAAAGAGATAAAAATAATACTATTGTTATGACTGTTGATGAAATATGGGGTAATGCAGATAAAAAGAAAATTGCGTTTTTAACATTTGATGATGGTCCAAGCATGTATACTCCACAAATATTAGATATATTAAAAAAATATAATGTAAAAGCTACTTTTTTTGTACTAGGGACTTCTGTAGAATCAAATCCTGAGTACTTAAAAAGAGAAGTGGAAGAAGGACATGCTATAGGTAATCACACTTATAGTCATAATATAAAGTATTTTGGCAATTATACTCCACAAGGCTTTGTACAAGATGTAAAAAAGTGTGATAATGCTATTAAGTCAGTTTTGGGACAAGATTTTAAAACTAATTTAGTAAGATTTCCGGGGGGATCTTTTAATCATAAAAGTTATGAAAATGAACTTTTAAATGCCGGTTTTAAACATATAGATTGGAATATAGAAAATGGCGATGCAAGAAGATTAAATGTACCTAAAGAAGAGTTGTTAAATAATGTGAAAAGGGACATGGTAAATCACAATCATTTAGTAATACTAATGCATGACTCAGCCACTAAAAAAACTACAGTAGAATCCTTACCAGAGTTAATAGAATATCTTAAAGGTCAAGGTTTTGAATTTGGCATAATAAGTCAAAATAACTAA
- a CDS encoding ABC transporter ATP-binding protein gives MLDIQNVGLKVEENGEEITILDNINLNIEEGKIYVITGPNGGGKTTLSKLLMGIRKPSSGKIIFNGENITNLDINERAKLGIGYAFQQPARFKGIKVKELLEIAAKADEKKDLDLCKVLLDVGLCPQDYLNREINNSLSGGELKRIEIATILVRDLKLAVFDEPEAGIDLWSFQKLVETFKNLNREKKLTLVIISHQERIIQLADEVIIISEGKIEKKTSKDEILSKVTFGVECGCNAVCERRN, from the coding sequence ATGTTAGATATTCAAAATGTAGGTTTAAAGGTAGAAGAAAATGGAGAAGAAATTACAATATTAGACAATATAAACCTAAACATTGAAGAGGGTAAAATTTATGTAATAACAGGTCCTAATGGAGGTGGTAAAACTACTCTTTCAAAGTTACTTATGGGTATAAGAAAACCTTCATCAGGTAAAATAATTTTTAATGGAGAAAATATAACTAATTTAGATATAAATGAAAGAGCAAAGTTAGGAATAGGATATGCTTTTCAACAACCAGCACGATTTAAAGGCATAAAGGTAAAAGAACTTTTAGAAATAGCTGCAAAAGCAGATGAGAAAAAAGACTTAGATCTTTGTAAAGTTCTTTTAGATGTAGGACTTTGTCCACAGGATTATTTAAATAGAGAAATAAATAATAGTCTTTCTGGAGGAGAGTTAAAGAGAATAGAAATAGCTACAATTCTAGTTAGAGATTTAAAGTTAGCAGTTTTTGATGAACCGGAAGCGGGAATTGATTTATGGAGTTTTCAAAAACTAGTGGAAACTTTTAAAAATCTTAATCGAGAAAAAAAATTAACTCTAGTTATAATTTCTCATCAAGAGAGAATAATTCAATTAGCAGATGAAGTGATTATAATATCCGAAGGTAAAATAGAAAAGAAAACTTCAAAAGATGAAATACTATCTAAAGTAACTTTTGGGGTAGAATGTGGCTGTAATGCTGTCTGTGAAAGGAGAAATTAA
- a CDS encoding SufB/SufD family protein: MLGSVEERILNVIDNVKDIFSGAHNIRKDGEKLERSISNNIHIKNKEDKSGIDVIVKPGTKGESVHIPVILTQEGLSDKVYNTFEIGENSEVEVVAGCGIHNPGHSKTQHDGVHEFFVRKGAKLKYSEKHYAEGEGKGKKVFNSKTILHVEEGGKVEMEIIQIKGVDDTERETEIYLQKEASLVITERMMTEGKQKAKSDIQIELKGEDSTAQVISRSVAKDDSNQKFNFNVVGKNKCRAHVQCDSIIMGNSKVESIPAIAAKHNEAELIHEAAIGKIANDQLIKLMSLGLTEKEAEDTILKGFLK, encoded by the coding sequence ATGTTAGGATCAGTAGAAGAGAGAATATTAAATGTCATAGATAATGTTAAAGATATATTTTCTGGAGCACATAATATAAGAAAAGATGGAGAAAAATTAGAAAGAAGTATTTCTAACAATATACATATAAAAAATAAGGAAGATAAAAGCGGAATAGATGTTATTGTAAAACCTGGCACTAAAGGAGAAAGTGTACATATACCAGTTATTTTAACTCAAGAAGGCCTTAGTGATAAGGTATATAATACTTTTGAAATAGGTGAAAATTCAGAAGTTGAGGTAGTTGCAGGATGTGGAATACATAATCCAGGACATTCAAAAACGCAGCATGATGGAGTTCATGAATTTTTTGTAAGAAAAGGTGCAAAATTAAAGTATAGTGAAAAACATTACGCAGAAGGAGAGGGAAAGGGAAAAAAAGTTTTCAATTCAAAAACCATTCTTCATGTAGAAGAAGGTGGAAAGGTTGAAATGGAAATAATACAAATTAAGGGAGTAGATGATACGGAAAGAGAAACAGAAATCTATTTACAAAAGGAAGCTAGTTTAGTTATTACAGAAAGAATGATGACAGAAGGAAAGCAGAAGGCAAAATCTGATATACAAATAGAATTAAAAGGAGAAGATTCAACAGCACAGGTAATTTCACGTTCTGTAGCAAAAGATGATTCAAATCAAAAATTTAATTTTAATGTTGTAGGTAAAAATAAATGTAGAGCCCATGTACAATGTGACTCTATTATAATGGGAAATTCTAAAGTTGAATCAATTCCTGCTATAGCGGCAAAGCACAATGAAGCAGAGCTTATACATGAAGCAGCTATTGGGAAAATTGCAAATGATCAACTTATAAAATTAATGTCCTTAGGACTTACTGAAAAAGAAGCTGAAGATACTATATTAAAAGGCTTTTTAAAATAG
- a CDS encoding phospho-sugar mutase, with amino-acid sequence MDYMKVYNEWLNNDYFDNATREELRSIEDNPKEIEDRFYKNLEFGTAGLRGKIAAGTNRMNKYIIAKVTQGLAKFIIKQGKEAMDRGVAIAYDCRHYSDVFAKTAALVLAANGIKAYLFEDLRPTPELSYTVRKLNTISGIVVTASHNPKDYNGYKVYWEDGAQILDKIAIPITEEINNIKDFKEIKFISEEEALEKGLLNIIGKEIDDEYIEKVKSLSIRDDIDKNIKIVYTPLNGTGNIPVRRVLKERGFTNVVVVPEQENPDPDFTTVGYPNPEDIKAFEYAKRLGEKEGADLLLATDPDCDRLAVMARNKEGEFTALNGNQTGAVLIKYLVESKVEKGTLPEKPMIIKSVVTGDMGKVIGEKYGVTTFESLTGFKNICGKEMEMNKKGYNFIFGYEESIGYTAGDFVKDKDAVIAAMFLCEAAAYYKTQGKTLIDVLNEIYKEFGYYREKLISLILEGVEGQKRIGRMMDVYRKEFPKVIGDVKLVKYIDINEGKEINLISGEEKPIEFPKSNVLKFILEDGSWYAVRPSGTEPKIKIYLYSKGSTLKDSENKLKIMEKTIMEKLNSVE; translated from the coding sequence ATGGATTATATGAAAGTTTATAATGAATGGTTAAATAATGATTATTTTGATAATGCTACAAGAGAAGAATTAAGGAGTATAGAGGATAATCCTAAAGAAATAGAAGATAGATTTTATAAAAATTTAGAGTTTGGAACAGCTGGACTTAGAGGGAAAATTGCAGCAGGCACAAATAGAATGAATAAATATATAATAGCTAAAGTAACTCAAGGCCTTGCAAAGTTTATAATAAAACAAGGTAAAGAGGCAATGGATAGAGGAGTAGCTATAGCATATGATTGTAGACATTATTCAGATGTTTTTGCAAAAACTGCAGCGTTGGTTTTAGCTGCAAATGGTATTAAAGCATATTTATTTGAAGATTTAAGACCAACTCCAGAACTATCTTATACTGTAAGGAAATTAAACACAATATCAGGCATAGTGGTAACTGCTAGTCATAATCCTAAGGATTACAATGGATATAAAGTATATTGGGAGGATGGAGCACAAATACTAGATAAAATAGCAATACCTATAACAGAAGAGATAAACAATATTAAAGATTTTAAAGAAATAAAGTTTATATCTGAAGAAGAAGCTTTAGAAAAAGGACTTTTAAATATCATAGGTAAAGAAATAGATGATGAATATATAGAAAAAGTTAAATCCTTGTCTATAAGGGATGACATAGATAAGAATATTAAAATAGTGTATACGCCATTAAATGGAACAGGAAACATTCCAGTAAGAAGAGTTTTAAAAGAAAGAGGATTTACTAATGTAGTAGTAGTACCAGAACAGGAAAATCCAGATCCAGATTTTACTACGGTAGGATATCCGAACCCAGAGGATATAAAGGCTTTTGAATATGCTAAAAGACTAGGGGAAAAAGAAGGAGCAGATTTATTATTAGCAACAGATCCTGATTGTGATAGATTGGCAGTAATGGCTAGAAATAAAGAAGGGGAATTCACAGCATTAAATGGCAATCAAACAGGAGCTGTTTTAATTAAGTATCTTGTAGAAAGTAAAGTGGAAAAAGGAACTTTACCTGAAAAACCAATGATAATAAAATCAGTAGTTACTGGTGATATGGGAAAGGTTATAGGGGAAAAGTATGGAGTTACAACCTTTGAATCTCTTACAGGATTTAAAAATATCTGTGGTAAAGAAATGGAAATGAATAAAAAAGGATATAATTTTATTTTTGGATATGAAGAAAGTATAGGATATACCGCTGGAGATTTTGTTAAAGATAAGGACGCAGTTATTGCAGCAATGTTTTTATGTGAAGCGGCAGCTTATTATAAAACACAAGGAAAAACTTTAATAGATGTATTAAATGAAATATATAAAGAGTTTGGATATTATAGAGAAAAATTAATATCACTTATATTAGAAGGTGTAGAAGGACAAAAGAGAATAGGAAGAATGATGGATGTATATAGAAAAGAATTTCCTAAAGTTATAGGGGATGTGAAACTTGTAAAATATATAGATATAAATGAAGGAAAAGAAATTAATCTTATAAGCGGTGAAGAAAAGCCAATAGAATTTCCTAAATCCAATGTACTTAAATTTATATTAGAAGATGGATCTTGGTATGCAGTTAGACCATCTGGAACAGAACCTAAAATAAAAATATACTTATATTCTAAAGGAAGTACTTTAAAAGATTCAGAAAACAAATTAAAAATAATGGAAAAAACTATTATGGAAAAACTTAATTCAGTAGAATAA
- a CDS encoding patatin-like phospholipase family protein: protein MDKVGLILEGGGMRGLYTAGILDYFMEKDFYTPYVIGVSMGACNATSYVSKQKKRNKAVTINYVNDPRYLSIKNMFTCKSLLGIDFIYNEIPNTLEPFDFKNFYNSQQKFIIVATDCKTGKAVYFDKDKDDDILTIVRASSSLPFISPIVKYNGMELLDGGITDSIPIGKSIKDGNTKNIIILTRPKGYRKEPFKKKRLLRRFYSGYENLIKAVEHRYRVYNKTLDYIEKLEKENKVFILRPTDKIKVKRIEKNTKKLEELYTMGYKDAENQYDKMIDWINNA, encoded by the coding sequence ATGGATAAAGTGGGATTAATATTAGAAGGTGGGGGAATGAGAGGTCTCTACACTGCAGGAATATTGGATTATTTTATGGAAAAAGACTTCTATACTCCATATGTAATAGGGGTATCTATGGGTGCGTGTAATGCTACATCTTATGTTTCAAAACAAAAAAAGAGAAATAAGGCTGTAACGATAAATTATGTAAATGATCCTAGATATTTGAGTATTAAAAATATGTTTACATGTAAAAGTTTATTAGGAATAGATTTTATTTATAATGAAATACCTAATACATTGGAACCTTTTGATTTTAAAAACTTTTATAATTCTCAACAAAAATTTATTATAGTTGCCACAGACTGTAAAACAGGTAAAGCAGTATACTTTGATAAAGATAAAGATGATGATATACTTACTATAGTAAGAGCTTCAAGTAGTTTACCATTTATCAGTCCAATAGTTAAATATAATGGTATGGAACTTTTGGATGGAGGTATAACAGATTCTATTCCTATAGGAAAATCTATAAAAGATGGCAATACTAAAAATATTATTATATTAACTAGACCTAAAGGATATAGAAAAGAGCCTTTTAAGAAAAAAAGATTATTAAGAAGATTTTATTCAGGTTATGAAAATCTAATAAAAGCAGTCGAACATAGATATAGAGTATACAATAAAACTTTAGATTATATAGAGAAATTAGAAAAAGAAAATAAAGTTTTTATTTTAAGACCTACAGATAAAATAAAAGTAAAAAGGATAGAAAAAAATACAAAAAAACTAGAAGAACTCTATACAATGGGATATAAAGATGCAGAAAATCAGTATGACAAAATGATAGATTGGATTAATAATGCATAA
- the asnA gene encoding aspartate--ammonia ligase translates to METKFEERLIIPKDYKTELDLKETAIAIKEVKDYFERALAKQLNLIRVSAPLFVRCDKGLNDNLNGVERPVKFTVKDDNEEAVEIVHSLAKWKRMALYRYNFNVNEGLYTDMDAIRRDEDLDNTHSIYVDQWDWERIIRKEDRNEEYLKDIVRKIFKAFKETEEHINKLYPFLGKVLPEEIFFMTTQELEDMFPDLTPKEREDAITKEKKAVFLMKIGKTLESGEKHDGRAPDYDDWELNGDILFWNPVLNKAFELSSMGIRVDEEALLRQLKLANCEERKELEFHKMLLEKKLPYTIGGGIGQSRMCMLFLKKAHIGEVQSSIWPEEMIKFCKEKGIMLL, encoded by the coding sequence ATGGAAACTAAGTTTGAAGAAAGATTAATAATACCAAAGGATTATAAAACAGAATTAGATTTAAAAGAAACTGCTATAGCAATTAAAGAAGTAAAGGATTATTTTGAAAGAGCTTTAGCAAAACAATTAAACCTTATAAGAGTATCTGCACCTCTTTTTGTAAGATGTGATAAAGGATTAAATGATAACTTAAATGGAGTAGAAAGACCAGTAAAGTTTACTGTTAAAGATGATAATGAAGAAGCAGTAGAAATTGTTCATTCTTTAGCAAAGTGGAAGAGAATGGCTCTTTATAGATATAATTTTAATGTAAATGAAGGATTATATACAGATATGGATGCCATAAGAAGGGATGAGGATTTAGACAATACTCATTCTATATATGTTGACCAATGGGATTGGGAAAGAATAATAAGAAAAGAAGATAGAAATGAAGAATATTTAAAAGATATAGTTAGAAAAATATTTAAAGCCTTTAAAGAAACAGAAGAACACATAAATAAATTATATCCATTTTTAGGTAAGGTTTTACCAGAGGAAATATTTTTCATGACTACTCAAGAATTAGAAGATATGTTTCCTGATCTTACGCCTAAAGAAAGAGAAGATGCTATAACTAAAGAAAAGAAAGCAGTATTTTTAATGAAAATAGGAAAAACATTAGAATCAGGAGAAAAACATGATGGAAGAGCTCCAGACTATGATGACTGGGAACTAAATGGAGATATACTTTTTTGGAATCCAGTTTTAAATAAAGCATTTGAACTATCCTCTATGGGAATAAGAGTAGATGAAGAAGCTCTTTTAAGACAGTTAAAATTAGCTAATTGTGAAGAAAGAAAGGAATTAGAATTTCATAAAATGCTTTTAGAGAAAAAGTTACCATATACTATAGGTGGTGGAATAGGTCAATCTAGAATGTGTATGCTTTTCTTAAAAAAAGCTCATATAGGTGAAGTTCAATCATCCATATGGCCAGAAGAAATGATAAAATTCTGTAAAGAAAAAGGAATCATGTTATTATAA
- a CDS encoding DUF3793 family protein: protein MNKKEIVQSFNIIKNLDDKEYMFSILAYNIAPTILKNKPSTIVNLSRNNRNLYMLWGKYGEEFKRYFSLETYPLKNTKDFKIKLFYRKKSLENHVYKKENINFLKDIGYKESNKIEGYLDTLKFRYKVQCPYELGVFLGIPLEDIKGFINNPKDDYLLNGYWKAYNNIEEAKNIFREYDEARLIVLEFIYNKQKTFFNKVF from the coding sequence ATGAATAAAAAAGAAATAGTACAAAGTTTTAATATTATAAAAAACTTAGATGATAAAGAATATATGTTTTCTATACTAGCTTATAATATTGCACCTACTATTTTAAAGAATAAACCTTCCACTATTGTAAATTTATCTAGAAATAATAGAAATTTATATATGTTGTGGGGAAAATATGGAGAAGAATTTAAAAGATATTTTTCTTTAGAAACTTATCCTCTTAAGAATACAAAAGATTTTAAGATAAAATTATTTTATAGAAAGAAATCTTTAGAGAATCATGTATATAAAAAAGAAAATATTAATTTTTTAAAAGATATTGGATATAAAGAAAGCAATAAAATTGAAGGATATTTAGATACGCTAAAATTTAGATATAAGGTTCAGTGTCCATATGAATTAGGCGTGTTTTTAGGGATTCCATTAGAGGATATAAAAGGATTTATAAATAATCCTAAAGATGATTACTTATTAAATGGATATTGGAAAGCTTATAATAATATAGAAGAAGCTAAAAATATTTTTAGAGAATATGATGAAGCTAGACTAATAGTATTAGAATTTATTTATAATAAACAAAAAACCTTTTTTAACAAGGTTTTTTAG
- a CDS encoding ABC transporter ATP-binding protein — MCNKDSNPIILNNLNFSYNEKHILKNINISFERNKFYSILGPNGSGKTTLLKNILKALPTTDKTIYIDAFDINNYKNKDLAKKMSSVPQNTNLEFDFTSFDVVLMGRSPHLKRFERETNKDYEIVREAMEITNTWHLKDKYINQLSGGERQKIIIARALAQESSIILLDEPISNLDIQNQIEIMDTLKFLNRDVTIISVLHDLNLAAQYSDYILLLKNGEIFFKGTPEKVLSVNNLKYVYDVNTYIIKNPVTGKPHIIPISKNFLYNNLNINKAF, encoded by the coding sequence ATGTGTAATAAAGACTCTAATCCCATTATTTTAAATAATCTAAATTTCTCATATAATGAAAAACATATACTTAAAAACATAAATATATCTTTTGAAAGAAATAAATTTTATAGTATTTTAGGACCAAATGGCTCTGGAAAGACAACACTTTTAAAGAACATTCTAAAGGCCTTACCTACAACTGATAAAACCATATATATAGATGCTTTTGATATAAATAATTATAAAAATAAAGATTTAGCTAAGAAAATGTCTTCCGTTCCTCAAAATACTAATTTGGAATTTGATTTTACTTCTTTTGATGTAGTTTTAATGGGCCGCTCACCTCATTTAAAAAGATTTGAAAGAGAAACTAATAAAGACTATGAAATAGTTAGAGAAGCTATGGAAATTACAAATACTTGGCATTTAAAAGACAAGTACATAAATCAATTAAGTGGTGGTGAACGTCAAAAAATAATTATAGCTAGAGCATTAGCTCAAGAAAGTAGTATTATATTATTAGATGAACCAATTTCTAATTTAGATATACAAAATCAAATAGAAATAATGGATACTTTAAAATTTCTCAATAGAGATGTAACTATAATTTCCGTACTGCATGATTTAAATTTAGCTGCTCAATATAGTGATTATATTCTTTTGTTAAAAAATGGCGAGATTTTCTTTAAAGGAACTCCTGAAAAAGTTTTAAGCGTAAATAATTTAAAATATGTTTATGACGTTAATACATATATAATAAAAAATCCAGTTACAGGAAAGCCTCATATAATACCTATAAGTAAAAATTTTCTTTACAATAACTTAAATATAAATAAAGCATTCTAA
- a CDS encoding FecCD family ABC transporter permease: protein MNSIKKNSYYSITFIIMACILFISIILSSTLGVANITFSNSMQILMGKIPFINKLINVDNISETHKLIIINIRLPRIILSALIGAGLSVVGCVFQAIFKNPMADPYVLGISSGSALGASISIVMGISSMAFGIAGTTLFAFIGAIFTTVLVYFIAKTGTKLPTNTLLLAGVSVSFLFSSINSLIMIFNRDRVEQIVFWTMGSLASATWKQVISLFLFVIIGFILIIIYSRDLNLMLMGDETACNLGIEVNFVKKFLLIVSSIIIASCVSVSGVIGFVGLIVPHITRMIVGPNHKVLLPFSTLGGAIFMIICDTLSRILAPPAEIPVGAITALFGAPYFIYLLIKNKKR, encoded by the coding sequence ATGAACTCCATAAAAAAAAATAGTTATTATTCCATTACTTTTATCATAATGGCTTGTATACTTTTTATTTCTATAATTTTATCTAGTACTTTAGGCGTTGCTAATATAACTTTTAGTAATAGCATGCAAATTCTTATGGGTAAAATTCCATTTATAAATAAATTAATAAATGTAGATAATATATCTGAAACTCATAAACTTATAATTATTAATATAAGGCTTCCTAGAATAATATTATCAGCTCTTATTGGCGCAGGTTTATCCGTAGTTGGCTGTGTATTTCAAGCAATATTCAAAAATCCTATGGCAGATCCTTATGTACTTGGAATATCTTCTGGATCTGCTCTAGGAGCATCTATATCAATAGTTATGGGCATTAGTAGTATGGCATTTGGTATAGCCGGTACTACCCTTTTTGCCTTTATAGGAGCAATTTTTACAACAGTTTTAGTATATTTTATAGCTAAAACTGGAACTAAATTACCTACTAATACCTTGTTACTTGCAGGAGTATCGGTTAGTTTTTTGTTTTCTTCTATTAATTCTTTAATTATGATATTTAATAGGGATAGAGTTGAACAGATAGTATTTTGGACTATGGGAAGCTTAGCTTCAGCTACGTGGAAACAAGTAATTTCTTTATTTTTATTTGTAATTATAGGATTTATACTAATTATTATATACTCTAGAGACTTAAACCTAATGCTTATGGGAGATGAAACGGCTTGTAACTTAGGAATAGAAGTTAATTTTGTTAAAAAATTTTTACTAATTGTATCTTCTATTATTATAGCATCTTGTGTATCTGTAAGTGGTGTTATTGGTTTTGTTGGACTTATTGTACCTCATATTACTAGAATGATTGTAGGTCCTAATCATAAAGTCCTTCTTCCTTTCTCCACTTTAGGTGGTGCAATCTTTATGATAATATGTGATACATTATCAAGGATTCTAGCACCACCTGCTGAAATACCAGTAGGTGCAATTACTGCTCTTTTTGGTGCTCCTTATTTTATATATTTATTAATTAAAAATAAAAAAAGGTGA